GGAGAAGTGCGTCCTCCTTCGTCCAAGGACAGAGCTGGGGTGGGTGGTCCCAGTGCTGTCCCCTCCTGAGCACAGTTGGTGTCCCTGCCCACTCAGACCCCGGTGGCACTGTGGTGACCCCAGGATGTGGGGTTACAACTTCCCAGGTGAGGGCTCAGCCCCGGAGGTCCTCAGGTGCTCCCATGGTGCCTGTACCCTCAGGGCACCACTTCTCCTCACTCCCCCTCGGCTTTCCCTCGAGCCCCCTCCCTCTGCATGCTCCTTCCCAGCCCCGTTCTGCCCAGAGGGGGGCAGAGGCACTGCCAGGATCCACTGCTTTCGAAGCTGGAATTGTTTGGGAGCGCGGATGGGTTTCTCCCAGGGCTCAGACTGGGGTGCTGCCCCCTTCACCTGGGAGCACCTCACCCCACAGCACGGTTATGCTCACAGAGGAAGTACTCATAGGTTGGGATTTCTGCACACGCTGTGAAACCTATGGGTCTAATTATCCATTTATTCCACGCTCCATTCACCTCAAACCTGCCCGGTCCCACCCAAACCCCACTCACTCCCACACCTCCGTGGTGAGCACAGCAATGTTTGAGTGTCGCTTTcctctgggagcacagcagagctcagtgctgctcagcgTTTCCAGCGCCGTTGGTGGGCGTCGCTGGAGGGGGGGACTGTGCACAGATATCTCCGGAAGAGGGTTAATAAAGGCGGTGGTTGGGCAATAAAACGCAGAAGGTGCCAACGGGAGGGTGCAGCTCGCTGCTCGTAGGCAGGTGGGTACCTTTACCAGGGCTGGGGAAGCATTGGCCGCGAGCACAGGGGTGCCCTCACGAGGTGCAGCACTGAGAAGCACTCAGATGTGCCCCCTCCCCTCATCGGGCGTTTCGCGGTCGCAGCCCCCGTACTGCCCCGCGGCGGTCCCATCCCGCGCTGTGCCCCGGTGCTCCGCCAGAGGGATGCTGCGCACCTCGTCCACCCGCTGCCGTTTCCTGCAACGAGAgtgggcgctgcggggcggggcgggggtcTCTCAGAGGAGCAGCGGGGCAGGAGGTGGTCTCACCTGTATCTCCGCACCAAGACTACGGCGACGgcggcagcagccagcagcaggagggcccCGAGCCCCGCACTCAGCCCCCACTTGGAGTCCTCTGAGGAACACAGCCCGTCAGCTCTCCTGCTCCTCGTGCCGAGGGAACAGTGCCCAGGAGCCGCATCCCCGATGGGGACGACCTACCCCAGGGGACGAGGAGGCTGCGGTCAcccaggctgcagtgctgcacgcGGCAGGCGTAGCCGTGCCCGTCCTGGGGAGACACCAGCAGGGTGCTGCGGAGCTGGTAGGTGAGGTCGGCGTTGGGTAACACAGTGCCGGTGCTCAGCGCCGGGCTCGGGGGCACCTCCCGGCCGTCCCGCAGCCAGGTGACAGCGATGGGCCGTGGGTAGAAGCTGGTGACACGGCAAACCAGCAGGAGCTGCGCTTGGCCGGCCGTGCGGGCAAAGACCACAGCCatgggtggcactgggggatgGAAACAAGGggactgcagtgcagcactgctcagccccCACGTTGGGAGCTGATGTGGCAGTGTCAGAGTCAGCTCACCTTGTCTCTCCAGATCTGCTTTCCCAGCCTGGATGAAAAGTCTCAGAATGTCCACACAGGTGTCGTTGAGGAGCACTTGGATCACCTCATTGAGAGTGCTGGCATTGGCCATCAGGTGCTCAGCTTTGGCTGACAACTGGTTATGTTGCATCTGATCCCAAGTGCCTGCGTCCAGGTTGAAGCGGAGGAAATTCTGGCCCTCGTAAGCAATGTCGAAGAAGGTCCTGATGGTCCCGTTGGACTGGAGCTCACAACCAATGGAGGACTGGAAGACAAAAGGGTCTGGGGGCAAGGGGTAGCATGGTAGTGTTGATATGTGGGGCACTCAGCTTTGTGGCCGCTTAGGGTCTGACTGAGTGTTGTCCTCATGCCCAAAAACTCTGGTTCTTGTATCCAATGTCAAAAAAAGGCCCTGGTGTTCCAAAGCTCAGTCAAGTAAATGTTTGTATCCTCCCACAACCAGAGGCAGGACAAGGACATGCGGTCCCAGCACTGTCACCTCCCAAGAACACCATCCCCTCAGTGCCCTGGAGAAAATGTATGAGTccccatggggctgctgggctctggACAATGGAACCAGTGCTGCACCAATGTCTCTCTGCACCCCATCCCCCTCCAAGCACAACCTGTTCTTTCTGGGATGTCCCCTGCCATGGTGGTGACACAGGGCCAGCCtatgcagggctgctggggctgagccctgGCACCCAGTGACAGTGAGTCAGCCCCAGGGGAATGAGCACAGCGTATCACTTCCCTTCTCTGGAACCACTCCACAGAGAAGTGGTGATGCTGAAGTGTCCCCAAGGGCCTGAATCTGGCAGCTGTGGTCTGATTTCCTGCACAGCCCATCTAGGAGATGTCCAGCCCTGGAACTGTGATGTCTCTGTCCCTCCCATCAGGGCCACTAGTGTCTGGAAGGACAGTAGAGAGCAGCTGGTGGGCTGGCAAGGGGTGGCCGTAATGTGGCTGCTGAGAGTGCCCAAAGTTGCCTCAGGTGACCGCAGGTCCCCAGTCTGCCCAGCAGACATGCACTGTTTATCATAGTTGGCCACAATGTGACCGTTGGTCTTTATTATATTGAAGCTTGATACCCAGAGTCCCCTCATGCCCCAGAGAGAACCTTggaaatggggtggggaagggacaCGTACAGGGCACCGTGGTGTACATCTGCACCAGCCTGCTGAAATCCCTCACATATGACTTGATGGAGCTCTCGATGACGTCCCAGTCACCTTTTGGCAAGGATGGGCGCAGCCAGGGCCGGTAGTAGCGGATGTTCCCAGTGCGGCTGTCCAGAGATCCCATTTTCACGTCTCCCAAGAGTCCCAGTCCTCCCACAAGCACAGAGGTGCTGTTTTGGAAGGTGGCGAAATGGAGAAGCTTGAGCATGTGGGAGCCTGCAGGAGATGGGAAGAGAGCTGGGGGAAGCGTCCCCAGTTTTGTCATCCCTGATAGCTCCTTGGGACCCCCCATAGCTCGCCACCACCTCAGCTCCATCTCCCGTCCTCCAGCTTGATGACCGCCCCATAAGGGGGGATTTgtgaggagagaagaaagggcTAGGGTTAGCCATGGTTCCCACTTACCCTCTGGCTCTGCCGTGGTCCCagggaagaagaagagaaggaggatgGCATGGGGCTGCATGGTGTCTGTGATGCAGCTCCACCCAGATGCAGTGGGAAGATGAATGGGCTGCTCACTTCTCAAGGCAGCTCTTGCCTTGCTGGTGGCATTGGGTGGCCCCAGCAGCCAATAGGGTCGGTGCTGAGGTTTTGGGGAGGTCCCTGAGACGCCCTCTGCAAGGAGCTGGGCTGAGGTATTCAAGCTATGGGTCTGGAAGGATTCTTTCTGGCCCATGGCTGAACCCAAAAAACCTCAGGGGTTACCACATATGGATGGCACAAGTAGTCACCTCCTCTTGTTAGTCTGTCCCAGGAGCCATCCTGCCTGAGGTCACTTTGAGGTCAGTGTCCAGTCACTTGAGAGGAACATGGGGACCGGGAGACACATCGGAATGGACTGCAGGGACAAGGAATATGAGGAGGCATACTGGGGATCAGCCCACCGGCAGCTCTCTACTGTCCTTCAGACACTAATGGCCCTGCTGAAAGAGACAGGGACATCACAGCTCCAGATCTTATTGTTACCTTTCTAATATATAACATGTCATCAGACTGACATGGTTAAGTTAGGCTAGTTTGGTTTTTGCAAAACGCTGTTAATCACCTTGCATATTCCCCATGACTATAAACAGAACCACCACATACATTTTCAGCAATTcaaggttttggtttttttttagcattttttcctttttttttttttttaaatgcaagaaaggcatttactaaaacaaacaaacaaaaaaaaaaaaaaaaacaccccaaaacattaaaaatattaacaagaCATTATCTGAGATAACATTAAGACGGCCCTGTGCTCACTGCTAACCTACCCTATCATTACATGTGCCACGAAGTGAGATTTTAGTGCATcaatttaggggaaaaaaaaaagcatgacaaGATAAATTCGATCATTTCTGGTAGATATTCATAAGCAGTTAACACCGGTTTCTTGGGTTTGGAGAattattccttctctttctcttccttttcctttttttaaatttttctcttctgtcccACCGTTTTGTGCTCTTCACCTGAAATGAACGGAACGCCCAAAACTTAGCCAAACCCACTGGAGAAGCCCTTTTCGCGGTCTCTACTGCCACCGCGTGGCCAAAGTGCGGAACTGCACCGTGCTGTGACGGCCGGAAGCGGTGGTAGCGGCTTTAGGAGGCGGTGGTGAATCGGAAAAGTTCCTGGAGCGCTCTGTGCGCGCTGGTCCCCCAGAACCCCCCTCTGAACCCGATATTCTGTAGCGCTCCGTGGTGCCCCGCGGAGCACCAGGTTCACAATTTTAGGTGACCAAATACTGAAGTTTTACAGGACGCACTTTAATcaaaaaaacagtgaaacattgaaaaaaaaggcgcatgcgcagtgccgCGGAGAAGaaggcgcatgcgcagtgcccCGAAGAAGCAGGGGCATGCGCAGTGCCGCGGAACAGCacgcgcatgcgcactgccgTCTATGTCGCGCCTGCGTACCTCCGTCTCGTAGCtagcgcatgcgtactaccgtccAGAAgatcgcgcatgcgtactgccgtctataATGaggcgcatgcgtactaccgtctcgcggctcgcgcatgcgtactgcagGCTATCATGTCGCGCAAGCGTACTACGGTCTCGAACCTCCCGCATGCGCACTGCCGTCTCGCgcctcgcgcatgcgtactgccggCTCGACGATCGCGCATGCGTAATGCCGTATCGAGACtagcgcatgcgtactgccgaCTCGAAAAtagcgcatgcgtactgccgtctcggagctcgcgcatgcgtacagCCTTCTCGAGTCCCGCGTATGCGTACTGCTGTTTCTAAACCTGCGCGTGCGTACTGCCGTCCCAAGACCAGCGCATGTGCACTGCACTCCCGGAGCACACGCACGCGTAGTGCCGTCTCAaagctcgcgcatgcgtactaccgttTCggggctcgcgcatgcgtactacaGCGTCGAGAcccgcgcatgcgtactgctgtctCGAAgttcgcgcatgcgtactagCATCTCGCGGATCGCGCATCCGTACTAACGCCTCGGAGGTCGCGCGTGCGTACTGCACTCCCATGGcccgcgcatgcgtactgtCGTCCCGAATCTCGCGCATGCGTACGGCCGTCTCGACattcgcgcatgcgtactaccgtctcgaatatcgcgcatgcgtactgccgaCTCGAAAAtagcgcatgcgtactgccgtctcgagACCCGCACATGCGTACAGTCTTCTCGAGACCCGagcatgcgtactaccgtcaCGAGGCTCGCGCATGAGTACTGCCGGCTATAATGTAGCGCATGCGTACAACAGCCTATGCAGTCACGCATGCGTACTGCACTCCCGAACCTCACGCATGCGTACTGCTATCTATGATATcacgcatgcgtactgccgtctcgcggCTCGCTCATGCGTACTGCGGACTATGAtttcgcgcatgcgtactacaCTCCCGAACCTCACGCATGCGGAGTGTCGTCCCACAGCTCGCGCATGCGTAATAACATCTCGGAgatcgcgcatgcgtactgccgtcccGAGAACCGCGCATGCGAACTGCTATCCCTAACCCAGCGCATGCGTACTACAGTCCCGAAACCCGCGCAGGTGTACTGCCGTCTAGAACGttgcgcatgcgtactaccgtctcgaggctcgcgcatgcgtactgtcGTCTCGAAgttcgcgcatgcgtactaccgtctcCGGGCAGGCGCATGCGTATTGCCGCCTGTAATGTTGCGCAAGCGAACTAACGTCTCggggctcgcgcatgcgtactgctggCCATAATGTCGCGCCTGCGTACTACCGTCAAgcggctggcgcatgcgtactgccgtctagaatgtcgcgcatgcgtactaccgttCCGTGGATAGCGCATTCGTACTGTCCAGTCGAAGCTCGCGCATGCGTCCAATCGACTCGCGGAAAGCGCATGCGTACTGTCGTCCCGAATCTCGCGCATGCGTACGACCGTCTCGAGGTCCGCGCAAGCGTACTGAGCGCTCGgtgctcgcgcatgcgtactgctgtctAAAATGACACGCATGCGTACTGCGGTCTCGGAGATCGTGCATGCGTACTGCCATCTGGAGATCCCCGCATGCGTAATGCCATCTATAATATCGcacatgcgtactgccgtctcgagAACCGCGCATGCGTATAGCCGTCTGTAATGTCAAGCACGCGTACTGCGGTCTCGCGGACAGCGCATGCGTACGGCAGTCTCAACGCTCGAGCATGCGTACTGCACTCCCGAGGCTCGCGCTTGCATACTGCcgtccataatgtcgcgcatgcaTAGTACCGTctcgcaaatcccccatttaacttgaatgGGGAATTggcgaagagaaaacgcgtgaattttgcttaaatgggggattctcgaagagaaaacacgtgattttcaagttaaatgggggattctcaaagagaaaacgcgtgattttcacatgaacgggggatttgcaaagagaaaacgtgtgatttttggcttaagtgggggattctcgaagagaaaacgcgtgatt
The DNA window shown above is from Gallus gallus isolate bGalGal1 chromosome 16, bGalGal1.mat.broiler.GRCg7b, whole genome shotgun sequence and carries:
- the CD1C gene encoding CD1c molecule precursor yields the protein MQPHAILLLFFFPGTTAEPEALFPSPAGSHMLKLLHFATFQNSTSVLVGGLGLLGDVKMGSLDSRTGNIRYYRPWLRPSLPKGDWDVIESSIKSYVRDFSRLVQMYTTVPYPFVFQSSIGCELQSNGTIRTFFDIAYEGQNFLRFNLDAGTWDQMQHNQLSAKAEHLMANASTLNEVIQVLLNDTCVDILRLFIQAGKADLERQVPPMAVVFARTAGQAQLLLVCRVTSFYPRPIAVTWLRDGREVPPSPALSTGTVLPNADLTYQLRSTLLVSPQDGHGYACRVQHCSLGDRSLLVPWEDSKWGLSAGLGALLLLAAAAVAVVLVRRYRKRQRVDEVRSIPLAEHRGTARDGTAAGQYGGCDRETPDEGRGHI